In bacterium, the genomic stretch TACTATGCGGATGCGTTCCTCGTCTATGAGCTCTGTAATTGCCTGTTCAAGATCAGGCGCAGTATGGGCATCAAGGTAACCGTTCAGGGCTATCACAGATACTGTGCCGACATCTCTTCTGATTAATGAAAATTCATTCATTAGATACTCTCCTAAATATTCTCTCCCTCATTACCTGCGTTAACTAATAACTTTAAGGATCACAGCTGTTAAATCATCATGTCGCTGTACACCTGAAGTAAATTCATTCAGTCTCTCTCTGATCATTTTCAAAGCATCATCCGATGCTGATTCAGATGCTTCTTTTACCAGATCAACGAGCGCTTTCTCACCGAACTCCTCTCCTCTGCTGTTTCTCGCTTCAGTTATACCGTCTGTATAGATAAATACTACATCATTTTCTTTAAGTTTTATTTCTCTCTCTTCCAATGTTTTTTTAAAAGCATCTCCGCATGTAAGGCCTAACCCAAGTCCTGCACTCTGTACCATCTCCGCTTTGCTGTTGCGGACCAGAATAACAGGCGGGTGGCCGGCCCTCGCAAACCGGATAACTCTTTTTGAGGGTATGAACACACAGTAGGCCATTGTGGCAAACATTGCTCTTTCAAAATAATTTTTTACAAACCCATTTGCCTGAAGTAATATTTCCGAAGGCGATGCAAGGTGCTGTGAAAGCGCAAGAAGTACACCTTTCAATTCTGCCATGTAAAAAGCGGCAGATGCACCTTTTCCTGAAACGTCTCCTACAAGAATATCTATACGGTCATCATTAACCTCTATAAAATCATAAAGATCCCCGCCGATCTCATTGGCAGTAATGCAGAATCCATCAATATCAGCAGTATCTGTCAAGGGTTTTGAATGCGGCAGAAGCCTCATCTGAGCTTCATGCGCTACACGCAGTTCCTCCTTGTAAATCTGCTGATCAATGGTTATCTGTATTAGATTTGCATTCTCAACAGCAAGCGCTACCTGAAACGCAAACGCCTCAAACAGGCTTCGGCTCTCCTCCATAAATCCGTAATGGCCTGATTTGATTCCGTATATAACTCCAATGTTTTTATCCTTATGTGCAAGGCGTGCCGCTATTAATGAACCGGCCCTTTTCTTCCAATATCCGGGGAACTTATTGGTCAGCCTGTTTCTGGAACATACATTTACAAGTAAAGTTGTACTGTTTTGGAATAGTTCGCTGCGAATTGCTTCCATACTTTTTTCGATTAACTTAATTTTATCTTCATTGACTCCATACGAGCTTAAAACCGAAAATTTTTCACCATCATATAATTCAATCCATGTACTGTCAGCCCCTGTAATCTGTGCCGCCAATTTTACAGCAGTGATTCCAAGCTTATCTTTTTCAAATACCGAACTTACTGCAGCGCTAAGTTCCTGAAATGACCTGAGCTCCCGAATACGCCTGTCCATAATTCCTGCTGAAGGCAGAAGAAAGAGTATCCCCATAATTGACATAGACGAATATATTAATAAAACTAAAGCTGCCGAATGGATAAATATTCCAGCCACTACACTGTAATCTATTACATTTTGTGCGGAATAACTCAAACGGCCGGAGATTGAACCGACAATTAAAAACAGAACAAGAGTGATAAGTTTTTCCTTCTTATTAAGATAATGTATCCACTTAACACGGAATCCGTTAATAATTGCCATTGAGACTATGAGTGCAATAAAAATATCGTTTGCCCCGAACATACTGCTGTTAAAAAAATCCATGGAATCAGCAAAATCACTTCCGCCTGCTATAGAGCTTAAATGCCCGTAACCGGACGAAAAACGGACTGCGATTCTAAGGCCGATTACAAACAGCATGATATTAAAATTTCTCAGAGTATGTTTGGACTGCTGTATAAAAACCATCCCTCTCAGTGTTTTAAGTATGAATCCGCATATTATAAATGAGATTAAAATAAAAGAGATATAAAGGGCAGAAATATGGGCATCAAGTTCTGCATTTGAATTATCTTCAAACAGGAACGAAGGTGTTGTAATATTAATTAGAATCCAGAGGATAATTATTCCGGCGCCAAGAAGCAATATTCTTTTTATAATACTAAAATTGGGAAACCATGATCGTCCCATACCGGAGAAGACAAGCATAACAAGCGATATCTGGAACAGAAAAATTTCATTAGCTGACAGAGGAAGAGATAAAGCCTGTGCCATAATTGCTGCAACCGCTGTTATAATAACAATGATTACTGTAATTATCAAATACTTTCTAATCTGTGATTTCTCTTTCTTCAAGTACTTCCCCCCTGAATTTTAACTGCAACTGCAGTCATATCATCATGCTGTTCCATACTCTTTGAAAAAAGATCAATCTCTGCCCTGATTTTATCCAATAATTCTTTTGCAGATTTTTTTTCACTGGAACGGATTATTCTTTTAATCCGCTCATCTCCGAACTCTTCTCCTGAGAGGTTTACAGCTTCATTCAAACCGTCAGTATAGAAAAAAAATATGTCGCCTCTGTTCATCGGGATTACAACGTTTTCAATTGTTTTGCTAAATACATCCCCTTTTTCAAAGCCGAGAGCAATCCCGGGTGTTTTGAGCCCTTTTGTACTGCCGTCTTCGGATCTGAAAAATATCATTGGATTGTGCCCTGCTCTGGCCAAAATAAGTGTTGAATTAGTAAAATCAAAAATTGAATAAATCATACTAATAAAAACACCACGTTTGACATTCTTGTAAAAAAGTTCATTTATATTTATCAGAACATCTTTGGGAGACATATCAAATCTTGCCTGTGAAAGAAGAAATCCTTTTGTAAGTGTCATGTAAAAAGAGGCGGAAATCCCTTTTCCCGACACATCTCCGATCGCAACTCCGAGTTTATCGGGCGCAAGAGATATGAAATCATAATAATCGCCTCCGGTCTCCATTGCAGGAATACAGAAACTGGCAATATCAGCATTTTTATTGGAAGGACAGCTCTGAGGAAGAAAACTCAGCTGCACGCCTCTTGCTATTTCCAGTTCTCTGTGCTGCCTCTCTCTCTCATAAATCCTCTGCAGATAGTCAGGCACAAATTCTTTTAATTCCAGAGGGCCGGCAGTTTTATTCTTCGTAATTAATGCAATGATCAGCAGCCCTGCAATAATTGATAATAGAATTATCCCCTGTGTCTGAATATGAGGATTTGAACTTACTACTCCGGCATATCCGTAAAAAATAACAGAAAGAGTAAATCCGGCAACAATCAGGCTTATAACCTCATATTTTAACATAACCCGGATAAAAAACAGGACTACTATTGCTGTCATTAAAAATTTAATCCATTCCGGAGACATTTGTGAATAAGGGAATGTTAAGGTTGCTGAAAAAAATGCAATAATAATATACCCTATTACAGGCCATTTAAAATATTTTTTTATCAGAGGAAGCCCTGCAAAACATACTACAGTTACAAAAAACAGAAGGTTCAATACTCCGTGCAGGCCGTAAAGCCATGGAATATTATGAGAATAAAACAATGAAATATGAGGGATAAAAGATATCACTGCAAATTTTCCGGTTACAAGCAGATATTCGGAAAGAGCAATAAATCCGGATATAATAAAACCTGCTGAAACTCCCTGAACTATAGACTTACTTACGTCCGAAGAGAAAATTCTGCGCCTTATAGTATCCATTACAACAAGCTTTTCAGGCCAGACCTCTCTATACAAAGATTCGCCGAGAGAGAAAAATACCCACATCGCACCTCCAATAAACAGGGAGGTTATTAAATATCCTATAATGCTGACAATTGAGAAAACAGAACCTGACTGGACGTAAAGTGTTGTAAAAAAATCAATGGCCCATAATAAAACAACTATGACTGCCGGGACAAGCCCCACTTTTAAATCAATAAAATCGGACCGCAAACGCTTTATTATTAAAATCAGGGCAATAATACCCAACAGGGCATAAATCACATTAATTTTAAGGATAGAACTCTGTTTTGATGAATAACCAGGAGGATAAGAATAATGTTTATTAAAACCTGTTACTCTGCCGTTTGAAATAGTGAGTGTAAAAACGACTTTCTCCCCTGCAATATTTTTTTGCCTAATCCATTTAAATTTTGAGAAAATACTATCTCTGCGCTCGAATGATTCTCTGCCGTCAAATTTCCACTGGGGAAAATCATCTGCAAGAATTTTATTGGCTATCTTTTCTGCATATTCATAACTTTCGCCACTATCCTTTTTTTCTTTTCCCGTCCAAAACCCGGCAGCCCCTTTGGCAGTAAAACTTACGGGACGGCCCTGCAGATCAAGATGAAGAGTTACCTGATAGGTGCCTGTGCTGTCAGGATTCCGGGCCGAAACCTGGATTGAATTATCATGGCTGCTCTGCCTGCTTGTTCTATTTTTAAAAGAATCCCAATCCAACACCCACCAGAACATATTTAATGAATCGGATGCTGCCATGCTGTTAGCTTTTTCAATACCATAGATATTTTGCAGATACCTGTACTGATCATCATCCTGATCCATAAAAACTGTTATTCTTTTTTTCGGCAGATCGTAGCCGAGATACTTAATCATGCCTTCTGCTTTTTCTAAAATCTGCGCTCTGTCAAATCTCAAATTTACTTTTGATTCAGGATACAATCTGGGAAATATCCATGTAAATACAGCAATACTTAAAACAGCAGCAGAAAACAGCATATAATCACGGACAGCAAATCTTTTCATAAACATTCCTGTAAAATTCCTTCCCCTGACAATTAATCCGGCATTATTGTTTTACGCATAAACAGTCAGATTGTTTAATATTAAAAGCAGATATCGCCAAACTGCCGATTATCTTCTCATTCTGCTGATAAAGACCATGGGCCTGAAAAAAAAATCATCTCATTGATAACATTCCCGCTGCCGGAAAGATAAAAAACGACAAGAACACATATCGTGTTTGTAATAAAAGGCAGCCGGAACATTTTAAATAAATTATTGGACAACGTCGGACTCCCTCTTTAATAGTTGAATTTATATTAAAATATTATACTAATATTCACTTAACATGCTTAATCTTAAAACCGTAAATCCTTTCTTTATCTGTTCCTGCTATAATTACATCTCCGGCAATCTGCAGGTCGGTTTTAACCCTTCCGTTAACAGAGGCAGTTGTGAGAATTTTCCCTGTGCTTGTTTCCACGACAACAATTTTTTTTGTCAGAGTTCCCGAAAATAAGAGCCCCTGTGTAAGCAACGGTGCGTTACCCGGAACACCTGGAATTTTAACCGACCAGTTCTCTGATCCGTCGGAAATCTTTAATGAATAAAGGGTTGAACGTGTAGTGCCGAAGAATACTGAATATCTGTCAGCCGCAGGCCCTTTAAATATTGCGCCAGGAACAGATTTCTGCCATACTACTTCTCCTGAAAAATCAGAAAGGCAGAATAATCTCCCCTGATTCGTACCGGCAAATATCCGCTGCCTGCTAAAAGCAGGAGGAGAAAAAATACTCCCGTATAATTTTCTAAGCCATATAATATTTCCTTCTCCGATACTCAGGCAATAGACAGTTCCGTCATTTGTTGCCGCATAAACCTTAAGCCCGTACTTAATACTAATTCCTTCAATTCTGCTCCTGAGCTTCCGCTTCCATATTATTTTACCGTCTCTTGTATCAATAAAATAAATCCAGCCTGCTTCAGTACCTGCAGCTACAAAATGTGATTCAACAGCAAGCCCGGCCGACACTGCGCCTATGTTTTGTTTCCACAGCATATTTCCGCGTACTGCATTGAAAGCACGTAATGTCTCTTTTCCCTTTTTTAACCCTGTAACAATTATACTGTCTGAAATTGCAATAACAACATCATTGCCTTTTGCTACCATTCTGTTTCGTATACACTTCCCTGTTCCGGGGTTGAGTGTAACAACTCTTCCGAATTTAGTGGAAAAGAGAATTAATCCTTTATAAGAATGGAAGTTTCCCGAAGGCGCTCCCAGAGACTTATAATACCATATTTTTGTAAGCCTGCCGCCCGGTACTTTTGCCTGGTGCAGCATCAAATCAGAATCAAAAGAGATTGTATTTATTCCCTTCTCTGTATTATATGGCACAAAGCTCTTCTGGCAGGAAATAAAAAGCAGAAAAAGCCCGAACAGAATTATAATTTTTTCTTTTAACATAAGATTCCATAGAATTAGTTTTTATTTGAAGGAAGTATAATATGATTACCTTCGTTTCTCCACCTGGGTTTTACAACAACTGTATCCAATGTTGTTACAAATCTCTCTGAAGGCTCATACGGAAAAGGAGATCCAAAGGTATAAGTACTATTTTTATCACTGTCCCTGAAAACAAAAAATTTATATTTCCCGGGCATAACATTTAAGAACCTGAAATCGCCCGGTTCATCAATTGAAGTACTATATTCTCTTTCGGGAGTATTAATCTTTCTTGCACAGATAAATATTTTTCCTTCGGCATTCTGCTCAGGATCAATAATTTTGCCTGAAATCTCACCGAGAGTATCTGTGTTGACTGTTGTAAACGATATGGTAGTATCAGCAATAAAATTCCCATAAATATCTTTTACAGGCGGACCTGATATTTCGATTAAATATATTTTATTACTGCTAAGGGATTTTAAAGGTTTAAATATTGCCTCACAGCTTGACAGCCATTCAAGAGTTCCATGTACTGTGTGGCCAAGTGTATCGCACAGCACAATACTGTTTTGTGCGCCGCTTGTATCAACCGGCTCGCTGAATCCTGTAAAAATATTTGTTGAGATATTTACGTCTTTTTCTCCCGGCTGAGGTACTGTAATTGAAATTTCGGGAGATATAGTATCCGGTCCGGAACTCCCTGAAAATACAGCCGAAGAGAAAGCCGTGTCTATATTATTACCGAAATCATCAAAAATATCAGATATTTGTACATTGTACTTAACTTTCTCCTGCTTATCTGTTTCAGCGTACAGCACCTGCTTCTGATTTCTGCACTGCCATAAAAACCGGATACTAAGAGAGTCATTATCTCTGTTTTCCGGTGTAATGAGGATTCTTCCTGATGAATAATCTACCGGCTCGCTGAACTGGAAAACAACTCTTGTGCTGTTTACTGCTTTTGCTCTGACAAGCTCAGGGCCTGCAGTATCTGCATAAGCCATCTTGATTAAAATGTCTCTGCATATTGAGAGGGAATCCCGTGTAATCACAGCATCTTTAAAAGATACACCTATCTCATCCTCCACCGGCTGATACAACTTATCCGCTGCACGATCTTTTACAGCGAACACTCTGTACTTTCCGGGAGAGATATGATTGAATTTGAATGATCCGCCTGCTGAGCACTGTACAATATAATCAGGAGATACAAGAGAGGGGTCAGGATCTCTGACCTTAATCTGATATGCCCACACATCCACACCTTTTTGCTGCCCGACGTCCGCAACACGCCCGTGTATTTCACCATTGTCAAGAACAGGCCCTGTTGAAAATGCAAGTGTAAATGAAGAATCCATCTTATTTGATCTGTAGTCGGAAATTCCGGTTCCGAATGTAATGACGTATGTACGGTTGAGATCAAGAGGATTTTTAAATTTTACAGCTATCTTCCTGCCTCTGAAATGTAAACGTACATTATCACCCTGAAAAGGTGTAATAAAAATGGCATCTTTTGCAGAGGATGGATTAATACCTTCACTGAAGATGACTTCAACATCAGTTAAAGTATCAACATTTAAAGCGCCTGGAGTGGGTGTTGCCTGCACAACAAACGGAGGTGTTTTATCAACAGGCCCGCCTGGAGGCCTTGCCTGTTTTGCACAACTTGTGATGATTAAAATTAACAGAAGAGAAAGAATACTATTTATCTTCACACATAGCCTCTTTATTGCAGGATTACCGGATTTTGATTATTTATAAATTTACTACAATGGATTGAAAAATGCAAAAAATATATGGGGCAGATTAAGGAAAGGAAAACATTGGAATTCATGTTCTTTAGATGCTGAAATAAATTCAGCATATTAAAAATAGAGTTTGGTGTAATCCAAGTAATAGTCACTCTGACGAAAAAACATATCAAAAAATCTCGTTTCCTGTACCTATTGAGCATGTATTGTAAAAAAACTAATTCTCGGATGAACCTTTTTTAAAAATCTTAAATATAATATATTTATAAATAATAGTCACCAGGAGCACTACAATGGTAAATGGTTTTAAAATAAACTCCTGGCCGCCCAAGATAATAGAAATGCCCAGCATAACAAATAATAAACCAGAGACAAGATGCTTATAAATGTTTTTGCTCTTAATAAATTTACTGCTATCTATTATGGCATGCAACAATACAGCCACTAAGAGTACATACCTTATATTAAATATTAAATATATAAACAATAAAGTCAAAAGAACAACTTTTTCAATAACTATATTCTTTTTATCCATGGTTTATACCTTTAAATTTATTTACCTATAACTTTTGTAACGTTTCTTCAAACTCTTTAATTTGTAATGGATTTAATTGTAATGTTAATCTCCGAAAATAGTTCTCGCTAATTATTATTATACAACCATCCTCCCCAAAAATATGATTTTTATCAATGTAAAATGGAAAGCTTAGATTGTTCGCTTTTACAAAACCCATTAATTTCAACTGTTCGATTTTTACATCGGTAGAAGTTATTTTTTCATTATTATCAATTAAATAAACTCCAATAATTGTAAATTTAGATTTATACTTTTCAATCTTTTTACATATATCCAAAAACTGATCTAAACATAAAGGACAGAGTAACGTTGTTTTTTCAAGGCATATTAGAACAATTGCTTTTTTGCTGTTACTGTGCTCCTGGACAGCTCCCAACTGGTTAAAATTTAAAATTAAAAACAATAACATCAATGAATATAATAAAATACGCTTCATATAATTTATTTCCTTTTAATCAATATTCATATATACTATTTTATATTTTTTTAGACATGTACTTTGATATGCTCTTGTATATAAAAAATTATCTTTGTCAATATATATTATATGTGTGGGATAATCCAATGTTAAAGTTGTCAACATATTTCCACTTGATGAAAACACATAAACATCTTTGCTTTTATTCTTTGATATATCTCCACCAAGCACAAAAACATTATTTTTTGAATCTAAAGCAATAGATTTATAATAAGTTTCTGTAGGTACCATAAAATTCCGTATTTTTTTCTTTTTCGACTTTTTCCCTCCAAAATATTTTCTTTCCCATATTTTGTCACCTTTAGCATTACATTTTAAAATTTTATCCTGCCAGAGAAATGCCAAGTATATATCGCCTTTGTCATCAACTTCGAAATCACTGGATGAAAAATTTATCAACCCGCCATCATCTTTTTGGGAATAATTGAAATTGATTTCATTAATTTTGGTTCCCATACTATCGATTATTGTTAAACCTGTTTTTACAACACTGTTGTTAAATATTATTTTATTATTATTAATAACTTCTAAATCATTAATAGGGTATTTGAGCCTAATAAATCTGATAAAGTTTAATTTTTTGTCAAAAACTGATATTCCAGCATTATAAATATCCAAAATATAAAGTCTGTTTTGATAATTATAAATATTAACCGGCTGTATAAATTCTCCGGGACCATGACCTTTGCACCCTGTTCTTTTAATTAATTTACCATTCACATCAAATTTCTTTATTGAATAGTCCATCATATCTGTTATATAAATATATCCGGAATCATCAGTGCAAACACCCGCCCATTGATATATAGTTTCTTCATCAGGACCGCCTATTGATAAAACTTCTTTAAGAGATATTGTTTTATCTGTTTGTGCATACAATTGAACTATGAACGAAAGCAGTATGGTATAAAACATTATTAAAAATCTTTTAAGCATAATACTTTACTCCTTATCTTATTAACTAATAAAGAATTTATTAATGGGAAAGGGATTTTTTACTTATATTTATTCACAATATTTTACACAAAAAAGGTAACCGCTAACACAATAACAAAGCGCCTCTCCGATTGAACTACAAATCGTATATTTTATCATACAATTTTCATATGCATTCGCACAATCAACCTTCACGTTAGCATTTATAGTAGTAGGCAAAAACACAAGCAATACTATTA encodes the following:
- a CDS encoding SpoIIE family protein phosphatase, with the protein product MKKEKSQIRKYLIITVIIVIITAVAAIMAQALSLPLSANEIFLFQISLVMLVFSGMGRSWFPNFSIIKRILLLGAGIIILWILINITTPSFLFEDNSNAELDAHISALYISFILISFIICGFILKTLRGMVFIQQSKHTLRNFNIMLFVIGLRIAVRFSSGYGHLSSIAGGSDFADSMDFFNSSMFGANDIFIALIVSMAIINGFRVKWIHYLNKKEKLITLVLFLIVGSISGRLSYSAQNVIDYSVVAGIFIHSAALVLLIYSSMSIMGILFLLPSAGIMDRRIRELRSFQELSAAVSSVFEKDKLGITAVKLAAQITGADSTWIELYDGEKFSVLSSYGVNEDKIKLIEKSMEAIRSELFQNSTTLLVNVCSRNRLTNKFPGYWKKRAGSLIAARLAHKDKNIGVIYGIKSGHYGFMEESRSLFEAFAFQVALAVENANLIQITIDQQIYKEELRVAHEAQMRLLPHSKPLTDTADIDGFCITANEIGGDLYDFIEVNDDRIDILVGDVSGKGASAAFYMAELKGVLLALSQHLASPSEILLQANGFVKNYFERAMFATMAYCVFIPSKRVIRFARAGHPPVILVRNSKAEMVQSAGLGLGLTCGDAFKKTLEEREIKLKENDVVFIYTDGITEARNSRGEEFGEKALVDLVKEASESASDDALKMIRERLNEFTSGVQRHDDLTAVILKVIS
- a CDS encoding PP2C family protein-serine/threonine phosphatase, whose product is MKRFAVRDYMLFSAAVLSIAVFTWIFPRLYPESKVNLRFDRAQILEKAEGMIKYLGYDLPKKRITVFMDQDDDQYRYLQNIYGIEKANSMAASDSLNMFWWVLDWDSFKNRTSRQSSHDNSIQVSARNPDSTGTYQVTLHLDLQGRPVSFTAKGAAGFWTGKEKKDSGESYEYAEKIANKILADDFPQWKFDGRESFERRDSIFSKFKWIRQKNIAGEKVVFTLTISNGRVTGFNKHYSYPPGYSSKQSSILKINVIYALLGIIALILIIKRLRSDFIDLKVGLVPAVIVVLLWAIDFFTTLYVQSGSVFSIVSIIGYLITSLFIGGAMWVFFSLGESLYREVWPEKLVVMDTIRRRIFSSDVSKSIVQGVSAGFIISGFIALSEYLLVTGKFAVISFIPHISLFYSHNIPWLYGLHGVLNLLFFVTVVCFAGLPLIKKYFKWPVIGYIIIAFFSATLTFPYSQMSPEWIKFLMTAIVVLFFIRVMLKYEVISLIVAGFTLSVIFYGYAGVVSSNPHIQTQGIILLSIIAGLLIIALITKNKTAGPLELKEFVPDYLQRIYERERQHRELEIARGVQLSFLPQSCPSNKNADIASFCIPAMETGGDYYDFISLAPDKLGVAIGDVSGKGISASFYMTLTKGFLLSQARFDMSPKDVLININELFYKNVKRGVFISMIYSIFDFTNSTLILARAGHNPMIFFRSEDGSTKGLKTPGIALGFEKGDVFSKTIENVVIPMNRGDIFFFYTDGLNEAVNLSGEEFGDERIKRIIRSSEKKSAKELLDKIRAEIDLFSKSMEQHDDMTAVAVKIQGGST
- a CDS encoding PQQ-binding-like beta-propeller repeat protein — encoded protein: MLKEKIIILFGLFLLFISCQKSFVPYNTEKGINTISFDSDLMLHQAKVPGGRLTKIWYYKSLGAPSGNFHSYKGLILFSTKFGRVVTLNPGTGKCIRNRMVAKGNDVVIAISDSIIVTGLKKGKETLRAFNAVRGNMLWKQNIGAVSAGLAVESHFVAAGTEAGWIYFIDTRDGKIIWKRKLRSRIEGISIKYGLKVYAATNDGTVYCLSIGEGNIIWLRKLYGSIFSPPAFSRQRIFAGTNQGRLFCLSDFSGEVVWQKSVPGAIFKGPAADRYSVFFGTTRSTLYSLKISDGSENWSVKIPGVPGNAPLLTQGLLFSGTLTKKIVVVETSTGKILTTASVNGRVKTDLQIAGDVIIAGTDKERIYGFKIKHVK
- a CDS encoding Ig-like domain-containing protein codes for the protein MKINSILSLLLILIITSCAKQARPPGGPVDKTPPFVVQATPTPGALNVDTLTDVEVIFSEGINPSSAKDAIFITPFQGDNVRLHFRGRKIAVKFKNPLDLNRTYVITFGTGISDYRSNKMDSSFTLAFSTGPVLDNGEIHGRVADVGQQKGVDVWAYQIKVRDPDPSLVSPDYIVQCSAGGSFKFNHISPGKYRVFAVKDRAADKLYQPVEDEIGVSFKDAVITRDSLSICRDILIKMAYADTAGPELVRAKAVNSTRVVFQFSEPVDYSSGRILITPENRDNDSLSIRFLWQCRNQKQVLYAETDKQEKVKYNVQISDIFDDFGNNIDTAFSSAVFSGSSGPDTISPEISITVPQPGEKDVNISTNIFTGFSEPVDTSGAQNSIVLCDTLGHTVHGTLEWLSSCEAIFKPLKSLSSNKIYLIEISGPPVKDIYGNFIADTTISFTTVNTDTLGEISGKIIDPEQNAEGKIFICARKINTPEREYSTSIDEPGDFRFLNVMPGKYKFFVFRDSDKNSTYTFGSPFPYEPSERFVTTLDTVVVKPRWRNEGNHIILPSNKN
- a CDS encoding 6-bladed beta-propeller; translation: MLKRFLIMFYTILLSFIVQLYAQTDKTISLKEVLSIGGPDEETIYQWAGVCTDDSGYIYITDMMDYSIKKFDVNGKLIKRTGCKGHGPGEFIQPVNIYNYQNRLYILDIYNAGISVFDKKLNFIRFIRLKYPINDLEVINNNKIIFNNSVVKTGLTIIDSMGTKINEINFNYSQKDDGGLINFSSSDFEVDDKGDIYLAFLWQDKILKCNAKGDKIWERKYFGGKKSKKKKIRNFMVPTETYYKSIALDSKNNVFVLGGDISKNKSKDVYVFSSSGNMLTTLTLDYPTHIIYIDKDNFLYTRAYQSTCLKKYKIVYMNID